The DNA window AGAATGGAAAAAtatgaacaacaaattgaatttcTAATGAGGCAGTATCAACACCCCCTAACTAGTTAGTACATTGTAGTTATTTTTTGAACAATTGTAAACGTTTTTTTATGCTGATAACATGTGGTTTGGCTGATTACAAGTGTTTTGTCTGATAATAGGGTttggtttataattttggaattataatgATGTTTTTGTGTATGAATGGTATTGTATATGTTTTGGTTTGACTGAACAAGTTTGGTTGCGTAAAAAATGGACGGCCTATTTGAGTCATTTCAAGGACAATACcgagagataataaataatctCTCAGAACTTTCTCTTGGGACAATaccgaaaggttttcaaataactttcagTATTGTCCCAAGAAAAAATTCTAAGAGATTATCTATTATCTCTCGTTTTTTCATACGAGAGAAAAACTGAATGTTATTtctaaaactttcggtatttcCCTCGTGTGAAAAATGAGAGATGATCTATTATCTCTCGGAATTTTCTCTCGGGATAATaccaaaagtttttcaaataactttcagtttttctcTTCAGTGTCTAAGCCGAAAGATTTACGAAATCTCTcgataaacaaaaaaaatagatttagtGAAAGCCGCTATACCGACGAATTCCAAGAGTTCTATAAACTTTCAGTATTAGTGTTATACCGACAGATATAGGGCCATTACCGAGAGATCATACTCTCGGTAATGACCATTTTTTCACTAgtgtaatatattaataaaacaaaacattatttatttttattcgaatCAAAACAAATTGTTTATCGTCGGGCCAAGTGGGATAGTAGAGGTGATTCGGTAAACCAATGCATGAGCTGAGGCTACATGTGCAACTAACCATTCTAAAAAGTAAGTTTGGCCATTATGAAACTCAAGTATTAAGAGCAATCATGTATATATCTTTGTATTTGCAGGTCGACCAAAACCTTAGATATCTCTCTTCTCTTAGTTTGtctccttttatttatttatttatttataattaaattatttaaaattttaattcgtataattattaaaataatttatttatatttaatatttaaatttaatagataaaatgaatGATTTGATTATGAGAATGATTGtgatataatataaagaaaattataataaagaataaaCACAAGCAATCCATTGTTattaaagaaattgaaaattatggATGAGGTgttagaaaaatgaaattaaataaaaattaaaaataagcaCAAGCTCACAATATTAATGAAAAGGCTTCATATATCTTTCCAAACTGAAAGCTGTTTTAAAAGGAATGACTTGCAATTGCATTGTAAAGGAATTAATTCTTTGTAAGAAACTACAAATGTAGTATTGTTATTTGTTACTATTAATAATATGGTGtggtccatatatatatatattccaaataTCTCAAGAACACattcctcctccttctcctgTCACCcttcattaaaaatattctcCTCTCTCTCTGCCTCGTacatattttgtttctttttgtaaagATAGATAGAATTGCATTCTAAATCCACCGCATCCCCATTCTATATAAACCCCCTTCACATCCTCCCAAATTCATCACAATCCAAAACTCAAAACCCAATACCCAAAACCTAAAATTCAAACCCTAAGACTAAGAAGTAACAATGGAGAGAGTGACAAAGATGGTTGCTGAGAGACCGGTGGTGATATTCAGCAAGAGCACATGTTGCATGTGCTACTCAGTCAAGACCCTCTTCTCCGAATTCGGGGTCAATCCGGCCATCCATGAACTAGACGAGATGCCAAGGGGGCGTGAGATCGAGCAGGCCCTGACCCGCCTCGGCTGCAACCCTTCCTTCCCAGCCGTTTTCATTGGCGGCGAGCTTGTAGGCGGCGCCAATGAAGTCATGACACTTCACCTTAAGCGTTCCTTAATCCCCATGCTCAAACGCGCCGGCGCCCTATGGCTCTGA is part of the Impatiens glandulifera chromosome 1, dImpGla2.1, whole genome shotgun sequence genome and encodes:
- the LOC124921592 gene encoding monothiol glutaredoxin-S2-like, with amino-acid sequence MERVTKMVAERPVVIFSKSTCCMCYSVKTLFSEFGVNPAIHELDEMPRGREIEQALTRLGCNPSFPAVFIGGELVGGANEVMTLHLKRSLIPMLKRAGALWL